In Podospora pseudopauciseta strain CBS 411.78 chromosome 2 map unlocalized CBS411.78m_2, whole genome shotgun sequence, the genomic stretch GGATCTCGACGTATGTGAGGTTTCCCGTTCTTCTTGCTCTAATCGAGCAATCGCAGCTCTTTCTTCTGGAGTTAatccatcctcttcatcttcgtGATCGTTCCCTTCTGTGGTGGGTATTGGCCTTTGCTTCAAGAGTAGCAGTTGAGCTTCTTGCTCCTCTGCTTCCATCCTCGCAAAGATCTCTCTTTCTTCCGCTGTTagcccatcctcaccctcctcatgttgttgtggtggtacTGATGCCGGTGGCTTTGCTGGTATTggcggcttcttcttcctcatttcatgttcctcctccgcttTCCGCTTCTTACTTGGATTCCTCAACATTTCCAGCACACTCTTCCTTTCCCCTGTCGCCAGttccctcacctcctttGGTATGTATAACCCTAGCTTCTCATCATACTCGTTCGACCCGCAGCCCACTGTGTCACTCATAAACTCATCACCTCCGCCGTTCCCCCCCTTGAACTGGTAGTTCATCTTTTTGAACCGTGACACCCTCCATCCTTGCGGACCGCGCGTTTCGGCACGCTGGTGGCCTGTCGATGATGAGTTCCAAGGGTCGAAGCGCTGGAGATTCTGTTCTGTTGGGCCTTTTGGTTTTGCCGGGGGTGCCAGTGGTATCTTTCGTGGTCGTCCTCGAGGCATATTTTATTGCTTTTTCCTGCCTTCCTTATTTGGATTTGCCGGGGGTAGTGATTGGTCAACCTGGTTGAAGCAAACGGATGGGTGCTGATGATGTCAATTTTGATGCAAAGAAGCAGTTATTATTTGCCATGTGAGGTAGTGATAAAATAACGCGCGAAAATAAGCAAGTAGGCAGAAATGAAGAAGCCAACAAAGTGAAACACCCAGAACACGCTCTCTGCGCGCAAGTCGCGTCGGTCGCCACCTGGCAACACCAACTCGAGCTCCATTATCGCAGGTCTGCGGCACGAAATCACATGATACCCCTCCACAAATCTGCTCTTAGCATTCATTCTCAGCCTCTCCAATGTCATCCATCGGGGAGTTTGCGCCTTTTTCCACTGACCACCCATCGATGTCTAGACTGGCGTGATGATAACAGTGTAACATCCCCTATTCCCCGAGCGAAGCTCCCCTAAATAGCCTAGCAATTAACCCACCTGTCACACCCAACAGAGTCACATCAGGCATACTCGCCTCTGTCTTTCACAGTGAAAACACTCCACACTTCGGTTTCGGTCTCTTTGCTCATCGCCATCAGAGAGCCATTCTTTCATCTTTCAGGAACTGGTTCCTAAATGGCAGTGCGCTCTACCCATCTATCTGGAACATCTCCATGGTAGCGATCAGtcacccccctttttaccCTCAAGCGATCCGAGCTGAAGTCCTgcttctctcctccccacgAAATCTAATTCCATCATTCGGTTTAGCTAAACTCCCTAGCGAATTTCTGCAAGGGAGATCTTATCACCCTCCTCTGCCGCATAAGACATGTTTCCCGTGCGCCATGTTCTTCAAAATTCTAGGTTACCTTGACTCAAAACTCAGGTAGCGAAGTGTGATATGTGATATCCCCCTTATTTACCCCCTATTATACCCAGGATTATATCCCGTCCCAGCAGCCCGTTCCCCCACGAGGACGCGGGGTTCTGTTTCTCCCTTGAATGCATTTTGGTTCAAGTTTCCAAAACGGCAGGGTTTGTTGTTTAGTCTGGTTCATTATTCTTGAACACTAAATACACCTGTCATATATGTGATGTTAAACACACC encodes the following:
- a CDS encoding uncharacterized protein (EggNog:ENOG503Q477; COG:L) is translated as MPRGRPRKIPLAPPAKPKGPTEQNLQRFDPWNSSSTGHQRAETRGPQGWRVSRFKKMNYQFKGGNGGGDEFMSDTVGCGSNEYDEKLGLYIPKEVRELATGERKSVLEMLRNPSKKRKAEEEHEMRKKKPPIPAKPPASVPPQQHEEGEDGLTAEEREIFARMEAEEQEAQLLLLKQRPIPTTEGNDHEDEEDGLTPEERAAIARLEQEERETSHTSRSFTVPELDDEEEVVEEDPRPTGKPRFFASPKATRNSKSSSTAIYHPPANLSPPTVKPQSRDSPTKSPSAPDSPEKGIFDNLVIYINGSTYPAISDHMLKHLLATNGASVALHLAKKQVTHVILGKSSFAGGGLAAQKLQKEIKTIRGRGVKFVSVDWVMESIKAGKRQPEGRFVESTVNERQGGSGGGLFAKTAAAAQTSIQ